A genomic segment from Nicotiana sylvestris chromosome 1, ASM39365v2, whole genome shotgun sequence encodes:
- the LOC138870041 gene encoding serine/threonine-protein phosphatase 7 long form homolog, with protein sequence MQPLRPRRPDNLWEFIGEHPFHAGVVARLQATGFYTIFELGRMQVDWSLITAFVKRWRPETHTFHLPTGEATITLEDVQVLYGLCIDGRAVALPQYIRSMTRAQFLDMMMHFTGYRPQGDAGGSRVALSAIRDHMAFLYPDITGETEDLHIERSMCQASMGPAVDICGFLPLLQVWAWQWIMPLQPPLPTLAPGEAYPFLPLASRWILRRGNYRGTDAHHNLPLIRDVLDMLVDRQFIWTPYSDELVAQLPFYCSDNRMLWSTSIPMIFFDIVEYHATERVLRQFHRPQPIPRDPGWVAIHYQRDDRARLDDIYVGWLEQQVLIWEEHRADRILPAPTFTPEATIHMYASWYRRHTQLIIGNPIHAIGHHHLYQLG encoded by the exons ATGCAGCCTCTCCGCCCCAGGAGACCTGACAATTTATGGGAGTTCATCGGGGAGCATCCTTTCCATGCCGGCGTAGTCGCGCGCCTACAGGCTACGGGCTTCTATACGATTTTTGAGCTTGGACGGATGCAGGttgattggtctctcatcacggcctttgtaaagcggtggcgaccggagacgcacacttttcacttgcccactggagaggccaccatcacgctggaggatgttcaggttttgtacgGGCTGTGCATAGATGGACGGGCCGTAGCACTGCCCCAGTACATTAGATCCATGACGCGTGCACAATTTTTGGATATGATGATGCATTTTACTGGTTATAGACCTCAGGGTGACGCTGGGGGCAGTCGCGTTGCTTTGTCAGCCATTAGAGATCATATGGCGTTTTTGTACCCAGACATTACCGGCGAGACGGAGGATCTCCATATTGAGAG GAGCATGTGCCAGGCGAGCATGGGCCCAGCGGTGGACATATGTGGGTTTCTGCCcctcctacag gtttgggctTGGCAGTGGATCatgccgttgcagccacctcttCCAACACTTGCGCCTGGTGAGGCTtatccgtttctccctctagcttctaggtggattctccggcgtgggaactaccgagggaccgatgctcatcataatctcccccttatcAGGGATGTGCTAGATATGCTGGTGGACAGACAG ttcatctggacgccatacagTGACGAGTTGGTAGCTCAGCTGCCCTTTTATTGCTCAGACAATCGAATGCTTTGGAGCACCTCCATCCCGATGATCTTCTTCGATATTGTTGagtatcatgccacagagcgtgtGCTTCGCCAGTTTCACCGTCCCCAACCTATACCTAGGGATCCTGGATGGGTGGCTATACACTATCAGCGGGATGACCGTGCCAGGCTGGACGATATATATGTGGGATGGTTGGAGCAGCAAGTCCTTATTTGGGAGGAGCACCGAGCTGACCGTATTCTGCCAGCACCTACATTTACCCCGGAGGCCACTATTCATATGTATGCATCATGGTACCGCCGTCACACCCAACTGATcatcgggaaccccattcat gcTATTGGGCATCATCACCTCTACCAGTTGGGATAG